The following proteins come from a genomic window of Candidatus Methanomethylophilaceae archaeon:
- a CDS encoding leucine-rich repeat domain-containing protein, translating to MTSIGQFAFNSCEKIETVDFSGTTVLRSINDGAFLSCSSIKNVEIPACVESLGARVFGQCKSLETINIDPSNPNYTTVDGVLYDKKMETLIQYPGGHKGTSFTVPSTVKTIEVNALSMLTVLESLTIPDSVTTIKDGACTCPSYNIQLLSISFGNGLTTTGPNPFICHHFLDKNGNELEQTPENLRGHTFAGEDPDHMYIKESKSGDGFPIWAIAVIAIAILAAIIGLVLWKRSR from the coding sequence GTGACCAGCATAGGGCAGTTCGCCTTCAATTCCTGCGAGAAAATCGAGACCGTAGATTTCTCCGGAACCACCGTTCTCAGGTCCATCAACGACGGGGCATTCCTGAGCTGCTCCAGCATCAAAAACGTGGAGATACCTGCCTGCGTCGAATCGCTGGGTGCAAGAGTTTTCGGACAGTGCAAATCGTTGGAAACCATAAACATCGATCCCTCGAATCCGAACTATACGACTGTGGACGGCGTCCTCTACGACAAAAAGATGGAGACTCTGATCCAGTATCCCGGCGGCCACAAAGGGACCAGCTTCACGGTCCCGTCCACGGTCAAGACGATCGAAGTCAACGCGCTCTCCATGCTTACGGTCCTGGAGTCGCTTACCATTCCCGACTCCGTCACCACCATTAAAGACGGCGCCTGCACCTGCCCCTCATACAACATACAATTGCTGAGTATATCCTTCGGAAACGGGCTTACGACCACGGGCCCCAACCCGTTCATATGCCATCACTTCTTAGACAAGAATGGGAACGAACTGGAACAGACCCCTGAGAATCTGAGGGGCCACACTTTCGCCGGCGAAGATCCCGACCACATGTACATAAAGGAAAGCAAGTCCGGCGATGGCTTCCCGATCTGGGCGATCGCTGTCATAGCAATCGCGATCCTGGCTGCCATCATCGGCCTCGTGCTGTGGAAGAGATCCCGCTGA
- a CDS encoding MarR family transcriptional regulator, which translates to MDESYEKLKLENQICFPLYVCAKEVVRRYKPFLDELGLTYTQYIAMMALWEHESLSVKDLGTLLYLDSGTLTPLLRKLEEKGLVSRARDPKDDRVVVVSATEEGMGLRDRALPVPDSMVSCISLPEEDAAELSRILKKMMGGFGSLQR; encoded by the coding sequence ATGGACGAAAGCTACGAGAAGCTGAAGCTGGAGAACCAGATTTGCTTCCCTCTGTACGTGTGCGCGAAAGAGGTGGTCAGGAGATACAAGCCGTTCCTGGACGAGCTCGGGCTTACCTACACCCAGTACATAGCCATGATGGCCCTGTGGGAGCATGAGAGCTTATCCGTCAAGGATCTGGGAACTCTCCTGTATCTGGATTCGGGGACTCTGACTCCCCTCCTCAGGAAGCTGGAGGAGAAAGGGCTCGTGTCCCGCGCCCGCGACCCCAAAGACGACCGCGTGGTAGTGGTATCTGCCACCGAAGAAGGGATGGGGCTGAGGGATCGCGCCCTCCCCGTCCCCGATTCCATGGTCTCCTGCATCTCCCTTCCGGAGGAAGACGCGGCGGAGCTGTCCAGGATACTGAAGAAGATGATGGGCGGATTCGGCTCGCTTCAGCGATGA
- a CDS encoding ferrous iron transport protein A, producing the protein MARWHLTRGDGGSAAIRPEGSDVSGASISVLCTGKSEGNCDSCGGGCGDQESPVVSLKDMEVGESGTIVRLTSDDDSIIKRLISMGFVPSRPLMLASSVSSRGARVVRIGYATIALDAEMASAVFVRRSRCH; encoded by the coding sequence ATGGCGAGGTGGCATTTAACCAGAGGAGACGGCGGGAGCGCTGCTATCCGTCCCGAAGGGAGCGATGTTTCCGGCGCAAGCATCAGCGTATTATGCACGGGGAAATCCGAGGGCAACTGCGACTCCTGCGGGGGCGGCTGCGGAGATCAGGAATCTCCGGTCGTTTCTCTCAAGGATATGGAAGTCGGCGAGAGCGGCACTATAGTCCGCCTGACCTCCGACGACGATTCTATCATCAAGCGCCTGATTTCGATGGGCTTCGTGCCGAGCAGGCCGCTGATGCTGGCTTCGTCCGTATCCAGCAGGGGCGCCCGCGTGGTCAGGATCGGTTACGCTACCATCGCGCTGGACGCAGAGATGGCCTCCGCGGTATTTGTCAGAAGGAGCCGATGCCATTGA
- a CDS encoding 50S ribosome-binding GTPase, producing MPLMQVALIGQPNVGKSSLFTRLTGVGVISSNYPGTTVEFEESTVMVGDKTINVHDLPGTYSLSSGSKDESIVVDMLRDGANDAIVVVADSTNLESSLVLAMEIIELEVPMILALNKMDLADRRFRISAGKLSEVFGVPVVPVSSKTGEGVD from the coding sequence ATGCCATTGATGCAGGTGGCCCTGATAGGACAGCCCAACGTAGGCAAGTCCAGCCTTTTCACGAGGCTCACTGGGGTCGGCGTGATCTCGTCCAACTATCCCGGCACGACGGTGGAGTTCGAAGAGTCCACGGTCATGGTGGGAGACAAGACGATCAACGTGCACGATCTCCCGGGAACCTACAGCCTTTCTTCCGGCTCCAAAGATGAGAGCATCGTCGTCGACATGCTCCGCGACGGGGCCAACGACGCCATCGTGGTCGTCGCAGATTCCACCAACCTGGAATCGAGTCTGGTTCTGGCTATGGAGATAATCGAGCTGGAAGTCCCTATGATCCTCGCCCTCAACAAGATGGATCTGGCGGACCGCAGGTTCAGGATAAGCGCCGGGAAACTGTCGGAGGTATTCGGCGTCCCGGTGGTGCCGGTGTCGTCCAAGACCGGGGAAGGCGTCGATTAG